A region from the Catellatospora sp. TT07R-123 genome encodes:
- a CDS encoding YdeI family protein, which translates to MNNHGHAVLDGQAYVFTRPDDFAAWLEEHHAQDGGIWLKIAKAGAAHTTVTGFEAVEVGLCYGWISSLRRPLDRDFFLQRYTRRRPRSPWSRVNVDLVAKLAAEGRMRPPGWAEVHSAQADGRWEQAGLVLRSGGGR; encoded by the coding sequence ATGAACAACCACGGTCACGCCGTCCTCGACGGCCAGGCGTACGTCTTCACCCGCCCGGACGACTTCGCCGCCTGGCTGGAGGAGCACCACGCCCAGGACGGCGGGATCTGGCTGAAGATCGCCAAGGCGGGTGCGGCGCACACGACCGTGACCGGGTTCGAAGCGGTCGAGGTCGGCCTGTGCTACGGCTGGATCAGCAGCCTGCGCCGGCCGCTGGACCGGGACTTCTTCCTCCAGCGCTACACCCGGCGCCGCCCGCGCAGCCCATGGTCGAGGGTCAACGTCGACCTGGTCGCGAAGCTCGCCGCCGAGGGCCGGATGCGTCCGCCGGGCTGGGCCGAGGTGCACAGCGCCCAGGCCGACGGCCGCTGGGAGCAGGCCGGCCTCGTCCTGCGGTCAGGCGGCGGCCGCTGA